The Pseudopipra pipra isolate bDixPip1 chromosome 8, bDixPip1.hap1, whole genome shotgun sequence sequence CAAATCATCTACTCCAATTCTGATTCCCCCATGGTCTGACATTGATGTCAAGCCGTGAACTTGCTGATCTTCCTCAACAGACAAGCAAGAAGGAAATCAGGCGCACAGCTTTCAACTTTCACGTGCTTACAGCCAGCTTGGCTCTGCCATTCACTGCTCCTTGGGGAGACCCTACTGAAGTTATGCAGATAAGGCTGCTAAACCAACCCCCGTGGCATTCTGACCCATGCCCTAAAGCCTCATTAATATCAGGGACTCCTTCCAGACCCACCCTGCTAGCATCAAACAGTCCGCACTCTACCAGCTTATGCTAGTGAAGTTAGCAAGGCTTCAGGACAGCCCAAGCTCTGTAGAATTGTTCAGACTTGTGAAACAACTATAGAGGGTTTAAAAGAACCTTTACTTTCTCTTCAAAGCATCATACTTCACAAAGAATTAAAACAGAAGGGAAATTACAATgaacaaaatggaaacaaaaaaaataacattccCCCTTGTGTTTGAAAAACTGTTGGGGAAGTCAATAGCATTTAATGTGTAATGAGCATCCACAACCTTCAGAAAGCTTTGGAAATCTTGACTATTAATTTgatcttctttttctccccacttggatcaatggaaatattttctacatGCACATTTTCAAGACCCTTGTTCGCTGTTAATTTTCTCTGTATCCTTTTCAACATCTTCCTCCTAAAGTTTGTCAGTCACTGCCACAGAGATTCATCAAGGCTGTCTTGTAATCACCACTGGTGTCATCCTGAcaggagaaaaaattaaaaataggtgAGCATGGAAGTTCCTCTATATGCTCAAAGTGCTGACTTTGTCAGTCTGTGGAATATGCCCACACAGGAAAAGGATTTTGGAAAGAGCAAGCCAGAGTTACTGCCAACTGACACACCATCAAAAGTGAATGGAGAAATGAAGCCTGTAGCTGCCACCTGAAATAACATTTATCAAGTCTAATTCTTTCCTTTGGAATGCAGGTGAGCAATTGGTCAGGGttctgtcctgcagagcagcacgAAGTCAGCACAAATGAGAGCAATCAAGCCAGCTGTGTTCAGATTTTATATCCCTGGATATTTGTGTACCATCTCTTCCTTACAGGAAGGGAAAGGGTAGTAGAGTTAGCCCTGACAcatgctattttttaaaaagccaaaaccagGGTCATTTTTATCTAGAAGCACACACAAAATATTCACTagataaaaaaaatttgctCCCTTTGAATGTTTTGTCATGACAGGTGTAAAGCAGTTCCACTTCTCAGAAGGAATGAATATGCTGTACAGATCCTTGAAGACTGATCATTAATCAACATGACAGACTCTGACAGTGTCAATTATAGGAAAGGGCCTTCATTACAGAACCATTACTTCCCATGGGGACTACTAAGGATAGGGCTTCTGTGCCATTTGCACAGGGGGAGAGGAATGTCCCAGCGTCCTTAGGACAAACGGTAAAAAACAGCATTTCAGCCCTGAGAGGGGAGGCACATTCAAATGCTGCAATAAGCTTTGACAAGGTTCAGTTTCTAAACCTGTCTCATCACAGTATATACCAGGCTTTCACCTGGGGTAAAGTCAgctaaaaaatcccaaacaacagcaacaacaagaaaaaaaaaggaaacaaaaagaaaaacccccAGCACTTAATATGGTACCAGCTTGAGGTAGTTAAGGatagcagagagagagaagaaaatggcACAGAAGTGTGGGATAGGTGTAACAATTTAGATTCATCTAGAAGATCATGCAGTGCATGGATACAGAGTCTGGTCCATGAAAAACCTGGCGCAGTCTCTTCTTGGGTTTGCTTTGTCCAAGTCACTTGTAGAGCATACAGTCTGACAACCTGACTCACCTTGCAAGCATATGTCTCTGAAGGGGATGATAGTTAATAGCCCTAATGAAGGAGAGCCATGATCACAGCTGAAATGACATTGTTACTGCAAACAACCATGGAAAAATCCCACAGTGCTAGACAGGTTAGGAATACATGTAATGGCTAAGAATCATCATATCAAGATTCTGCTTACCAAAATCATACTGGAGAGAGACTTTCCTGCAATACGCTGGAATTCAGGCTTTATAAGATTCAGGTCAACTTCACTTCGAGAAACAATCACCCTTATAAGAGTTCCATCATCTGTGCCAGCCCCCTGGAATAACAGATAGATCAGTCTGTGATGTTACTGGGTGTTCAAGGGATAAGCTGTGCAAACTGGTTCAGGACAGGAGGAGTCAGCTTTCGAACATCATTTGTCCTGCAGAACATCTGCATCCCTTTCTGGAGGGCCAACCCTCACACCCGTCCCAGGGGCCACCATCAACACCACATGCCCACCACGGAAGTGTTCTACAAGGTCTGTTTATGACAAATGCAAAAGCAAACATGCTACAGAGTCAGAAATCAGCACTGAATACACATTGTGTAGCATCATCCATGCAATGTTTGGCTTCAACCAATATTGTTTAATCACTCACAGGAAAATTAAGATCACATCTATAACAAAACAAATCAGTTATCTCAGCTCTCCAAAAAGTTGGGAGAGCTGATGTCTTTTACATATCAATTAAGCATTACAGGGGCACAATCTGCAAATGCCTTATGTGTCCCCATTTAGAACTCTCATTTTATACTGCCCTTGAGAGAATTGCttcctaaaaagaaaatactgtgttCCAGTCTATTAACATGGAATGCAAAGCTTCACCATAATCAACCCCCTAGAAAAACTTCTTCCAGaggttttgtctgtgttccaggaAGTGGGATTGGGCTTCTTGCAGACTCTTAAACCAGAAAACCCAGACTCCCTTGGTATCTCAAGCTTAAAGGGTACTTTTCTACCAAAAGTTTTTGAAAGAATTCTGCTACTTTTTGCAAGAATTGCACAAAACTTGCTGCATTTCACCAAAACTTTGGCTCTTCTAGTTTGAGCTGGTGGAAGCCAGGTTACAAGTTAAGTCCAATATGAAAACAAGTGTGTTGCAATGAAGAGCCTTACCTTTAAAGCATGGTACAGCCTCTCTGCAAAGTAGCAACGGATGTTCCTGGTGCATTTCACTAGACATACAAAAAGGTTCAGTAAGAATCAATGGTAGTTCCAGTCCAGGGCAGCAGGTGATTTAGACACAGATTCAACATCCTTTCCATTAATTCAGTGTGCTCCAGAAATCTGAGTTTATCTTACCCAAGAGGCATCCTTTACTACCTGCCAGATACCTTTATAAAGTAGATTCACCTCATAACAGTCAACTACTGCAGGAGAAAAGGCAGCAGATTCAGacaaagcaaagggaaagaTCATCACTCTTACCAATAGCCAGCATGGCATCCTCAAGCGAACCATGAGTTTCACTCTTGATAGAGTCTTCTATGCTCTTACCAGCCAGTTTCTGGTATTCTTCAAACACTGTTTGAAACACAAAGAACTTCAATTTTTTACcaaggaacctctgaggcatTTTGTGCCCAATATTTGCAGGCACTGCCTGTGTGGTTATATGAACACACAGATCCTGCTAAAGCAATGGTCACATTTGCACCAGCAGGAGGCTTTAGTCAACATCAGAAATAAGGTACAAAAATGGATGGCAATATTCACAAAATCCAAACCATCCCTGATTCTTAATTTCTTGCCttcatttgaaaatgtaatttcagtCATCTCAAGTTCATTTGGAAATCTGACCCTTCACTGCTGTCtttaaacacagaaatgaaGCAGAATACAGAAGGTGAGGCACACCTTTGGTCTTGTGATTGGTGATGTCATTAGCTTCAAGagccaaaataaaatcaacttTAATCTAGGACTATGCTGCTCATGGCCCATGGACTTTAAAATGATGACCACACATTTTGGGAAAACTTACTATTTCAaccacaattttaaaaaaacaactgagaaaAGATGAGCAAAACACAGGTGCGTATTCCAAGATATTTGACTTCCCACATTAACAAAAGCTCAGGAACAGAGTCACTTTTCACCTTACACACTTTGTATACTCCAGGGTTCAGAAACATAGATATCTGTTTTTATTCCTAGCTTTCAGACTAACAGAGAGGGAAAACTTCTATATAATACAATGGACATCTTAATAAACTTTGCTCAGCATCCAAGACCATCAACACTCAAGACACTTTGAGGAAAGGGAGTACAGAATAGATAGATGGATACAAACTTCTCAACTCAGGCCcactctattaaaaaaaaaaaaaaaggctgcaacAATTATATGCAGATTTTAAAGACAATCAGCTCCAGGCTGCCATAGCACAGAGGAAATTGCCTGGTGCCACAGTAGGTTTCAAAGATTGGTTGCATTATGACAACAACTAGatgaattttgctttttaaaggcaGATACAGACAAAGACTCTAGAGGccccttttttttgtgtgtttattttttaagtgacCTTGGGAGATTGAATTTGAAACACAAGGGGGAGCTGGCTTCCAGGGCATAGAAACAGCCTCAGGAGACCTCAGCTTGAAAAAGTTCAGGCATGCTTAATTTATCACCAGCTACATTTATCAGTTTAGGTCCAGCTGAATTACATAGTACTTGATATGCTTAGATTAAGTCAACATAACAAAATCTGTTATGCCTCAAAAGTCTTGAGATGACAAGGTCGGGTCTCTGCTGCATGGACAGTGAGGAGCTGAGGTTTCTCTTAGCTGGAAAAGGGTTAGTGTCTTCCCTCCCAGCAGACCTTGATGCCttttttagtgattttttttcccccaaaggaACCAGATTCAAGGGGTCATTTGTTTGTCCACCACATGCTCCTTGGTTAGAAAGGGACTCACTTACTCACTTCTTGGGTTTATAAAAACAACTATACCAACCATCCTGTTATCAGCACTGTATAAAGGACTCCTAGATAAGCCACTTGGTTTTCAGCAAAACTAAGTCTTCATAATCTTTCATAGAAGCTGCTAGCAGCTTTTGGTTACTGAATGACTAAGGATTAGAAAATAGACTCAGGTACTTATTTCCAACCACCCATCTCTTCCACCTATAGCCCTGTCTCTTCTTTTTGGCTGGAGTGATTTCTCATTCCAGAGCTTGGGAGTGTGGGCTTTGCTCCATACCTTTCAGTAAGTGTGTGGCACTCCTTTTGCACAAGATGGTGATGAACTGTATCTCATCAGTGCCCCGTATCTTCTCTCCAGCAGCGTAGAGAGTCTGTAATTTAACACACAATTATTAGTGAGATgttctgtgtgtgcagctgaTAAAGGAACAGAGTTTGTCTGAAGGCATCACTAGGGTAAAGGGGTTTGAAGCAACTTAAAACACCATGTGAACTAGGGTCTTCTAGAATGGTTGATTATGAAAACCTTTGACTGTCTTCTAGACAAATTGGAGCAGCTGCTATCTCCATCCTTTccatccctcctgcagcagctggagcagccaaCAATACTCTGGAggtttcttcccttttctttcctcttccactCTACTATATCCATACACTTCACACATCAAAAGCAGCTGAGCACAAGCCCAGGTCTCATCACTCCTCTTTGGAATTGCAAAGCTCAGCAGTGCAGGCAAAACTGAAGAACCCCAAGTTGCTTACTTGAAGATCACCCCACCCCACACTACTGGGAGTCCAACCCTCTGATAACCAGGACTCTGTTGCCCACTGAAGCACTCTGAATTTCAGGAAGGTGGGGATGCAGACATATCTGAGGCATATCTGGCATATCTGCAGGCATATCTGACCACAGGCATTTGAGAGTACCTCTGCATCCTGGAgagccagggctgtgtccaCATAGAGAGTGGCATTGTCTCTCTCACCctgtgagaagaaaaagaaaggtaacCATTTTGCTTCAAAGATTCTTCCATCAATAAGGATCACAGCATCTGTTCTGGGCAAAGACCAATTATCCTTCTCAGCTATCTATTACTGCAGAGTGCTCAAGCAGTAATGCTTCAGACAGCACAAATGCTAACTCCTTCTCTGAAAGGCACTGAAATCAGTTATGGAGTAAAAAAATTCCTCAGTTATTCTGCTGCTAGGCAGAAAAATTGAGAAAATGTGATAGAGCAACTGCATCCAAATACACTGAACATCAAAGGCACAGACCCTAGAAAAGTGGTGAATCATAGTGGAGGGCCACTGTTTTCTAAGGCCCTTGTAGAGTGCAGTGGCTTTACACATACAGAAAAGTGAGGTgtctccctgcagcagagctggctctAAGATTCCATCTCTTATTGCTGCTAAAGGATGGAGAGTTCCCTGCTTCAGTACATGGAAGCTGAAACAGATCCACTCCAAGTGACATGGTTGTCTCCGCAGTTTATCTGGTGATCATGACTGTACTGGCTTTTCTATTGCATGTTTTCtcagaaaaggaggagaaaaatgtgatGATCTTTATACcctcatttctcttttctagCATTACCTGAAGAAGGCAAACCAGAATCTGTTCTAAGTAGCCACTTGTTTCCGATTTTATATCTTCTTCCAGATCAGAACCATATTCTAcccaaaggaaagagaaggacaAGGGAAGGATTTGTTATTTGGGTGGTATAGTCAAGATATTACCAGTAACCGAAGGACGATGGTCAAAAAGGTAATTAGGGAACAAAATAGGGCTGAGACCACACCCTCAGTGATACCCAGGCTGGCACTTGCATCCAGCTGAGTCACTAGCTCCCCTGATGCCCAAGGAATAAACCCAGAGCTAATGTTAGAGGTATAGTTGAAGGGATCAAAGAGatcaaatatttacaaatacatatttaataaaatCCCATCTATTTAATGGGGAGAAGCAGTCAGGTGCACAGCTCTAGTTTTGCTTGTGTTCTGACAATAGCCCTTGTGGCCGAACTGAGCCAAATCTGTGGTTTGCTGACCCTCTGCTGTAGCTGGATGAAGACCTAGAAAGGGATTTTCAAATTATCTCAGCACAGCCATGCTGAAAACAAAGTTAGGTTCCACCTTCTGGCTTTTAAAAAAGCCATTTTCCTGCTGACAGTGCTAGCTGGTAACACCATTAGTGCTGTGCAATCAGGCTCATTGCTCTGACCACAGAAATCTGAGCCCCAGGCACCTACCTTCTTTGTAAGCCTTGATTATCTCTTTGATCTGTGCTTTAGTCCGAGATGCCAAGATCTCTATGATAACACCTTCACTGGTTCCCACACCCTTTAATAGAAAACACAGTGGAGAAATAAAGGTGGAGAAAAGGATCCAGTCATGGAGTGTGATTTATTGCTAGAAAAGTATGGTCAAGGGAGGCGTTGGATAGCAGCAGTGTCAggctgtgtgctgagctgtAAGAAACTGTCATGATGAAAGCTGGAGACAGAAAGCACATTTGATTTGAACACGGTTTCTTTTACTGAGGTGCCTAATTTGTCAAGGATGATTTTATGTAACCCCACACTTCTGCAACGCATTTCTGGAGTCAGATCTTTGACAACAGACAGCATTAGAGGGATGTGGGGAGACCAGTGCTTGGCTAGACAGTCATCTTTAGACCACTTTAATAGACCACTCTACATCTGAAACATGTAAAGATACAGTACCAATAGGTAGGATCCCTGCTAACCCCAGCCTGGCCCTTTTACCACCACTCCTTAATTTCTTAAAGGTTTCATGGCTCAGGTGGGGCATCAGGGTAGCAGCTTTGTGTGTGAAtttagaatcagagaatattctgagttggaagggacccacaaggatcttcaagtccaactcttcagTGAATGGCTCCTCCAGGGActgaacccacaaccttgggGTTGTGGCAACAGCAAAACCATGAGACACACATTACAGAAATTCTTTTATAGCCATAACCACAATATGCATTAATAATACAATTAACTATTTCTCAAAGGCTACTGCTAATAACAAACTTAACAACGTAACAGTCCACTTATTACTAATTACATTAATAAGCACAGTTACAGGAATTTAGCACTGCATTTGTGCTATTACGTAAATATCAGCATGCAATTTGCTTACCTTCATGGCATCATACAGCTCCTTGGCATCATACTTGAATGGGGGGTACATGAGAGCTACAATGAGCCTCTCAAAGTTGCCACTCAGTTCAGACTTCAGACTTTCAATCAGATCCTGTTAAATATGCATCACATAGTTACATAAACAGCTTCACAGGATCTTTTTACTGCCCATGCTGTTTCCATCCCCATGGCCTAAGTAATGAAGCTGAATGACAGTATTGTGTTGATAGTTCATTAAAAAAGGTCCTGGGACTGAAATGGCACCTAACTCCAAAATGAGATTTGTCTAGGTGCTTCCGCATTCCCTGTTTTCTCAATACTTAAGCTTTTCCCAGGTAGTAAATCATCCTGCAGCAAATCTTTCTCCATCCTGCTCTAGTTAGTGAGCAGATTAGGCAGCTGAAGGCCTTGAATTGAACACAGGTGTAGCTTCAGGGAAAGCTGATTCCCAAAGCCTGAACATAAAGTTGCACCCGGGACATTTGCAGAATCAGGCATGAAGTTTGCTTGAAGAAACACTTCAAGTTTTCCTTTCACTACAGTGCAGGTTTTTTGAGGGTATGACTGTCTTTGTTTTAGTGGGATGCAAGCATTCTGTTTATACATTGTTCCATATTTGCCACTCCCatatttgcttccttttctgGGGCTCTTGCATGGCAGTTCTGTTTCCAGCAAAGGGTCATTGGAGACTCCAGAGTAGGGCTGGTAGCACAGCTGGCTTGTGGAAAAGTTTTCCCATTAAAAGTAAGATTTTTATCAAAGAAA is a genomic window containing:
- the LOC135418003 gene encoding annexin A8-like, which translates into the protein MAWWKAWSEEEGKSVAGALRFDAAPDAQILYKAMKGLGTDEQAIIDVLTKRSNIQRQEIAKSFKAQFGKDLIESLKSELSGNFERLIVALMYPPFKYDAKELYDAMKGVGTSEGVIIEILASRTKAQIKEIIKAYKEEYGSDLEEDIKSETSGYLEQILVCLLQGERDNATLYVDTALALQDAETLYAAGEKIRGTDEIQFITILCKRSATHLLKVFEEYQKLAGKSIEDSIKSETHGSLEDAMLAIVKCTRNIRCYFAERLYHALKGAGTDDGTLIRVIVSRSEVDLNLIKPEFQRIAGKSLSSMILDDTSGDYKTALMNLCGSD